The following are encoded together in the Chloroflexota bacterium genome:
- the mrdA gene encoding penicillin-binding protein 2: protein MAANGGPSDQSAAGAPGTKSDGGASANRKLRRGLILGGAVVAANTALAGRLWQLQVVETETYQEQAARNRLRTEPVRPVRGLVFDRNREPLVRNVPVFGVWVTPADVPKSREGSIIASLAALTGEQPDDVRLKLSQARYDPGRPVQVAADVQRDSALAIEERRHDLPGVQVRSGIRRHYLHGDIFGHMLGFVGPVPAESLEEYQALGVGFDETVGLAGLERQFQGALRGADGSRRVQIDALGRELSEIESEAPVEGRHLVLTVSVREQRAIREILARHLALRDSGAGVAVVIRPEDGSIVALASLPDYDNNAFGVGGDPSVLTRLVTDPRRPLINHAVAGLYPPGSSYKVIAASAALETGIVLPQTKIRCDGQLVLPTGWAFNDWLATGHGMVDLHRGISESCNIYFYNISGGNPYTNLTGFGNRRLVEFERGFGFGEVSGIDLPGEAAGLVPTAEWKQGNLGQPWVTGDTYHAAIGQGLVQVTPLQIAMMYAALGNGGRLLRPRLVDRIVDSQGNVLQRLPISERGQLPVSDEHLRLIRNALLEAVNGRNGTGKWARSEFAVVAGKTGTAEYSGTRDSQGKLPSHAWFAGYAPAGNPEYAFAVLVRDGGEGAFAAAPIARDIIDYLMTGEMPPLPQDRPDFIPPTRRLA from the coding sequence ATGGCGGCGAACGGCGGGCCAAGCGATCAATCGGCGGCGGGGGCGCCTGGAACCAAGAGCGACGGCGGCGCGAGCGCCAATCGCAAGCTCAGGCGCGGCCTGATCCTCGGTGGCGCGGTGGTGGCGGCCAATACGGCTCTGGCGGGACGGCTCTGGCAACTCCAGGTCGTAGAAACCGAGACCTACCAGGAGCAAGCGGCGCGAAATCGTCTGCGAACCGAACCGGTGCGGCCGGTCCGCGGTCTGGTGTTTGACCGCAACCGCGAGCCGTTGGTGCGCAACGTCCCCGTGTTCGGTGTATGGGTCACACCGGCCGACGTGCCCAAGTCTCGCGAAGGCTCAATCATCGCCAGCCTGGCCGCCCTCACGGGGGAGCAACCCGACGACGTGCGCCTCAAGTTGTCGCAAGCCCGCTACGACCCGGGGCGCCCGGTGCAGGTGGCGGCGGACGTGCAGCGGGACTCGGCGCTGGCGATCGAGGAGCGACGCCACGACCTGCCGGGCGTGCAGGTTCGTTCCGGGATTCGTCGGCACTATCTCCACGGCGACATCTTTGGGCACATGCTGGGATTCGTCGGTCCCGTTCCGGCCGAGTCGCTGGAGGAATACCAGGCGCTTGGCGTGGGCTTCGACGAAACGGTCGGGCTGGCGGGCCTGGAACGCCAATTCCAGGGGGCGCTGCGCGGTGCCGACGGCTCGCGGAGAGTCCAGATCGACGCGCTGGGGCGCGAGCTAAGCGAGATCGAATCCGAAGCGCCGGTCGAGGGACGACACCTCGTGCTGACGGTCTCCGTTCGCGAGCAGCGGGCCATCCGCGAGATTCTGGCGCGGCATCTGGCCCTCCGTGACTCCGGCGCCGGGGTCGCCGTCGTCATTCGACCGGAGGACGGATCGATCGTGGCGCTGGCCAGCCTGCCGGACTACGACAACAACGCCTTCGGAGTGGGCGGAGATCCCAGCGTGCTGACGCGGCTGGTCACCGATCCGCGCCGCCCCCTCATCAACCACGCGGTGGCCGGCCTCTACCCGCCCGGATCCAGCTACAAGGTCATTGCGGCCTCGGCGGCGCTCGAAACGGGGATCGTCTTGCCGCAAACCAAGATCCGGTGCGACGGACAGTTGGTGCTGCCGACCGGCTGGGCCTTCAACGACTGGCTGGCGACCGGCCACGGCATGGTGGACCTGCACCGGGGCATTTCGGAGTCGTGCAACATCTACTTCTACAACATCTCCGGCGGCAACCCGTATACCAACCTCACCGGGTTCGGCAACCGGCGGCTGGTGGAGTTCGAGCGAGGGTTCGGATTCGGCGAAGTCAGCGGGATCGACCTTCCCGGCGAGGCGGCCGGCCTTGTCCCAACCGCCGAATGGAAGCAGGGCAACCTGGGACAGCCCTGGGTGACGGGCGACACCTACCACGCGGCCATCGGCCAGGGGCTGGTGCAGGTCACGCCGCTGCAGATCGCCATGATGTATGCGGCCTTGGGCAACGGTGGGCGCCTGCTGCGCCCGCGCCTGGTGGACCGCATCGTGGACTCGCAGGGCAACGTGCTCCAGCGCCTGCCCATCAGCGAGCGGGGGCAATTGCCCGTCTCGGACGAGCACCTGCGCCTGATCCGCAATGCGCTTCTGGAGGCCGTCAACGGTCGCAATGGCACTGGCAAGTGGGCCCGCTCTGAATTCGCCGTCGTGGCCGGAAAAACCGGCACCGCCGAGTACAGCGGAACGCGGGACTCCCAGGGCAAGCTCCCGAGCCATGCGTGGTTTGCGGGCTACGCCCCGGCGGGCAACCCCGAATACGCATTCGCCGTCCTGGTTCGCGACGGCGGCGAGGGCGCATTCGCGGCCGCGCCGATCGCGCGGGACATCATCGACTACTTGATGACGGGTGAAATGCCCCCGCTGCCCCAGGACCGTCCGGACTTCATCCCGCCAACCCGGCGGCTGGCATGA
- the rodA gene encoding rod shape-determining protein RodA: MTHVLRRFDLAVIIPSIALVSAGILMLSTTGDPGQTGLDHKAVQQGVFVAIGFAIALVMAFLDYRLLNAVALPAFILGTILVAAVVVFGDASLGAQRWFVVGPIVIQPSEIMKLAVIVFLARFLARRGERVRSIRTLLLSLLIVLAPAALVFIEPDLGSALVFVAIWLAMVFVAGARWWHALIPAGIALAAFPFGWFFAQDYMRERFVAFLDPGSDPLGAGYNVLQARISIGSGGWWGQGIGQGTQSQLEFLRVRDTDFIFAVLGEQLGFVGALGVILFFAILLIQAVIISIRARDDFGRYLAIGIAGMLFFQSFVNIGMNVGLMPVTGITLPLLSFGRNSLVVTLAAIGILLSINAHRTAAPHRQQGVWWVSSVRRLTAGPGSSPRP; the protein is encoded by the coding sequence ATGACGCACGTCCTGCGGCGCTTCGATCTTGCCGTCATCATTCCGTCGATCGCGCTGGTCTCGGCTGGGATTCTCATGCTCTCCACCACCGGCGATCCCGGCCAAACAGGCCTGGATCACAAGGCGGTGCAGCAGGGCGTATTCGTGGCCATTGGATTCGCCATCGCCCTGGTGATGGCCTTCCTCGACTATCGGCTGCTCAATGCCGTGGCGCTGCCGGCATTCATTCTCGGGACGATCCTGGTTGCCGCCGTGGTGGTATTCGGCGACGCCAGCCTGGGCGCCCAGCGCTGGTTCGTGGTGGGGCCCATCGTGATTCAGCCGTCCGAGATCATGAAGCTCGCCGTCATCGTCTTTCTGGCACGGTTCCTGGCGCGGCGCGGCGAACGCGTCCGTTCCATTCGGACGCTGCTGCTGAGCTTGCTCATCGTGCTGGCGCCCGCGGCCCTGGTATTCATCGAGCCGGATCTCGGTTCGGCGTTGGTATTCGTGGCGATCTGGTTGGCGATGGTGTTCGTCGCCGGCGCGCGCTGGTGGCATGCGCTGATTCCGGCGGGGATAGCCTTGGCCGCCTTCCCCTTCGGCTGGTTCTTTGCGCAGGACTACATGCGTGAGCGCTTCGTCGCGTTCCTCGACCCCGGGAGCGATCCGCTTGGCGCCGGCTATAACGTGCTGCAGGCCCGGATTTCGATTGGCTCGGGCGGCTGGTGGGGGCAGGGCATTGGCCAGGGCACGCAGTCGCAACTCGAGTTTCTGCGCGTCCGCGACACGGACTTCATCTTCGCCGTGCTGGGCGAGCAGCTGGGATTCGTGGGCGCCCTGGGCGTCATCTTGTTCTTCGCCATCCTGCTCATCCAGGCCGTGATCATCTCCATTCGCGCGCGCGACGATTTTGGCCGCTACCTCGCCATCGGCATTGCGGGCATGCTGTTCTTCCAATCGTTCGTCAACATCGGCATGAACGTGGGGCTGATGCCGGTGACCGGCATCACGCTTCCGCTGCTCAGCTTTGGCCGCAACTCGCTCGTGGTCACGCTGGCGGCCATCGGCATCCTGCTCAGCATCAATGCGCACCGCACGGCCGCCCCGCACCGTCAGCAGGGCGTCTGGTGGGTGTCGAGCGTCAGGCGGCTGACGGCCGGCCCCGGGTCTTCGCCGCGGCCGTGA
- the thrB gene encoding homoserine kinase translates to MSGPGWAEVAVPASSGNLGAGFDALGLALELRNTYRFEPSSHDHIEATGKFAEFVPRDVRRNLAFRAFRSLAPAAAGPYRLHARRIIPAQGGLGSSASAIVGGLVAATLAFDLDVPQDDLLRRAVELEGHADNVAPALLGGMVVTVPDGPDLAWLRLEFPATVGIVLVVPGYRVPTHRARQALPDEVPRADAVANLARAALMVGAVSQERFDLFQESMTDRLHQPYRATLNPALEPCMAAAREAGAYGTALSGSGPTVIAFGPRDRNLSVASSMADACLDSGHSCETYVVSAAVEGAHPTEAWRTRTRPADL, encoded by the coding sequence GTGAGCGGCCCCGGTTGGGCCGAGGTTGCCGTCCCCGCGTCGTCGGGGAATCTGGGCGCCGGTTTCGACGCGCTTGGCTTGGCGCTGGAACTGCGGAACACCTACAGGTTCGAGCCCAGCAGCCACGACCACATCGAGGCCACCGGAAAGTTCGCCGAATTCGTGCCGCGCGATGTCCGGCGCAATCTGGCCTTTCGCGCGTTCCGGTCCCTGGCGCCGGCGGCGGCCGGTCCCTACCGATTGCACGCTCGGCGGATCATCCCCGCCCAAGGCGGCCTGGGCAGCTCGGCCAGCGCCATCGTTGGCGGACTCGTGGCGGCCACGCTCGCCTTCGACCTTGACGTGCCCCAGGACGACCTGCTGCGGCGGGCGGTCGAGCTCGAGGGGCATGCGGACAACGTGGCGCCCGCGTTGCTGGGCGGCATGGTGGTCACCGTGCCGGACGGACCCGACCTGGCCTGGCTGCGACTCGAGTTCCCGGCAACGGTCGGGATCGTGCTGGTCGTGCCGGGCTACCGGGTGCCTACGCACCGCGCGCGCCAGGCCCTGCCCGACGAAGTCCCGCGGGCCGACGCCGTGGCCAACCTCGCCCGTGCGGCGCTGATGGTGGGCGCCGTGAGCCAGGAGCGTTTCGACCTGTTTCAGGAATCCATGACCGACCGGCTGCACCAGCCGTACCGCGCCACGTTGAATCCGGCGCTGGAACCCTGTATGGCTGCCGCGCGTGAAGCGGGCGCCTACGGCACCGCGCTTAGCGGATCGGGCCCCACGGTCATTGCCTTCGGCCCGCGCGACCGCAACCTCTCGGTCGCCAGCTCGATGGCCGACGCCTGCCTCGACAGCGGCCACTCGTGCGAGACCTACGTGGTCAGCGCCGCGGTTGAGGGCGCACACCCAACCGAGGCCTGGCGAACGCGGACGCGGCCGGCCGACCTATAA
- the guaA gene encoding glutamine-hydrolyzing GMP synthase produces MAASVGHETIAVLDFGSQYSQLIARRIREVGVRTELLAPDQLGTVDRRNLRGIVLSGGPASVYAPGAPQLPADVLDAGVPILGICYGMQLLSHSLGGRVQAAARREYGPARVRVADGAHPLFAGLPPSFDVWMSHGDVVEELPPGFRSVAATAHSPTAAMSNGNGVSALQFHPEVRHTSHGLDLLRNFARDICGCRGDWTPASLVREAIGDIRRRAAGARVICGLSGGVDSAVTAALVHAAIGDRLTCILIDTGLLRADEVAQVRDALHTSQNLDLSVVDAAEEFLRALQGVTDPERKRAIIGEAFIRAFEREAGRIDDARFLAQGTIYPDVIESGGRVGAAVIKSHHNVGGLPDRLGLELLEPLRELFKDEVRAVGRELGLPGSIVDRQPFPGPGLAVRALGDLTPARVETLRAADAIVLEELEPIAAAHSLAQYFAVLPGVRSVGVMGDERTYGELVAVRAVTSDDFMTADWARIPADVLARISSRLVNEVPGVNRVVYDITSKPPGTIEWE; encoded by the coding sequence ATCGCTGCATCGGTCGGACACGAGACCATCGCGGTCCTCGACTTCGGGTCGCAGTACAGCCAGCTCATCGCGCGGCGAATCCGCGAAGTCGGCGTCCGCACCGAGCTCCTGGCCCCTGACCAACTGGGCACGGTCGATCGCCGCAACCTGCGCGGCATCGTGCTCTCCGGCGGTCCAGCCAGCGTCTACGCGCCGGGTGCCCCGCAGCTTCCGGCAGACGTGCTCGACGCGGGCGTCCCCATCCTGGGCATCTGCTACGGCATGCAGCTGCTCAGCCACAGCCTGGGCGGCCGCGTGCAAGCCGCGGCACGGCGCGAATACGGTCCGGCGCGCGTGCGCGTCGCCGACGGCGCACACCCGCTGTTCGCCGGCCTGCCGCCGTCTTTTGACGTGTGGATGAGCCATGGCGACGTGGTCGAAGAACTGCCGCCCGGCTTTCGCTCGGTCGCCGCAACCGCACACTCGCCCACGGCGGCCATGTCCAACGGCAACGGCGTGAGCGCGCTGCAGTTCCATCCCGAGGTCCGGCACACGTCGCACGGGCTGGATCTGCTGCGCAACTTCGCGCGCGACATCTGCGGCTGCCGCGGTGACTGGACCCCCGCGTCGCTCGTGCGGGAGGCCATCGGCGACATTCGCCGCCGTGCCGCCGGCGCCCGCGTGATCTGCGGGCTCAGCGGCGGCGTCGACAGCGCCGTCACCGCCGCGCTGGTGCACGCCGCCATCGGCGACCGGCTTACCTGCATCCTGATCGACACCGGCTTGCTGCGCGCGGATGAAGTGGCGCAGGTCCGAGACGCGCTGCACACCAGCCAAAACCTCGACCTCAGTGTCGTTGACGCGGCGGAGGAGTTCCTGCGCGCCCTGCAGGGCGTGACCGACCCGGAGCGGAAGCGCGCCATCATCGGCGAGGCCTTCATTCGCGCCTTCGAGCGCGAGGCCGGCCGCATCGACGACGCGCGCTTCCTGGCGCAGGGCACGATCTACCCCGACGTGATCGAAAGCGGCGGTCGGGTAGGGGCGGCAGTCATCAAATCGCATCACAACGTCGGCGGGTTGCCCGACCGGCTCGGCCTGGAATTGCTGGAGCCGCTGCGCGAGCTCTTCAAGGACGAAGTGCGAGCCGTGGGACGCGAGCTCGGCCTCCCGGGATCGATCGTCGACCGCCAGCCGTTTCCCGGGCCGGGACTCGCCGTGCGCGCGCTCGGCGACCTGACGCCCGCGCGAGTCGAAACCCTGCGGGCAGCCGATGCCATCGTGCTCGAAGAGCTGGAACCGATCGCCGCCGCGCATTCCCTCGCGCAGTACTTCGCCGTGCTGCCGGGCGTGCGCAGCGTCGGCGTGATGGGCGACGAGCGCACCTACGGCGAGCTGGTGGCCGTCCGGGCCGTAACATCCGACGACTTTATGACCGCCGACTGGGCGCGTATCCCCGCCGACGTGCTGGCGCGCATCTCCAGCCGGCTGGTGAACGAAGTCCCAGGCGTCAATCGCGTGGTCTACGACATCACCTCCAAGCCGCCCGGGACCATCGAATGGGAGTAA
- the purD gene encoding phosphoribosylamine--glycine ligase: MGVNVQHPDPKLLVVGGGGREHAICWRLRQDRPHAEIYCAPGNAGAAEVARTLDIGAGDIDDLVHWARSERPDMVVVGPEDPLIDGLVDELQTIGVPAFGPSRRAAEIEGSKAFSSALVTRLGVPAPVHATFVNVDEALAYVEDEPDGVVVKADGPALGKGVIVCGTPEEADAAIRRMMVDGAFGASGSRVVVQELLHGPELSVLALSDGTTFRTIGVARDYKRIGDGDRGPNTGGVGSYTPVPDAPAALVARVEREIIAPVLARLRAEGRPYVGVLFAGLILTAEGPKVIEFNCRMGDPETQVLLPVLPGDFVDLIDAAVSGTLDRTEIPPPEQAAVAVVLTSKGYPGPSESGLPIDGLDAVDRGLIFHAGTERRDGAVRTAGGRVLAAVGIADDLGEARDEAYSLAASIRFRGAGYRSDIAADALGMAVAL; encoded by the coding sequence ATGGGAGTAAACGTGCAGCACCCGGACCCGAAGCTCCTGGTCGTGGGCGGCGGCGGCCGCGAGCACGCAATCTGCTGGCGGCTGCGGCAGGACCGCCCACACGCCGAGATCTACTGCGCGCCGGGCAACGCAGGCGCCGCGGAAGTCGCCCGCACGCTCGACATTGGGGCGGGCGACATTGACGACCTCGTCCATTGGGCGCGATCCGAGCGTCCCGACATGGTGGTCGTCGGTCCGGAGGATCCCTTGATCGACGGGCTCGTGGACGAACTGCAAACAATCGGGGTGCCGGCCTTTGGACCGTCGCGGCGCGCGGCGGAGATCGAAGGCAGCAAGGCCTTTTCGAGTGCCCTGGTCACACGGCTCGGCGTGCCGGCGCCCGTCCACGCCACCTTCGTCAACGTCGACGAGGCGCTGGCCTACGTGGAAGACGAGCCCGACGGAGTCGTGGTCAAGGCCGACGGCCCGGCCCTTGGCAAGGGCGTGATCGTCTGCGGCACCCCCGAGGAAGCCGATGCGGCGATTCGCCGGATGATGGTCGACGGCGCGTTCGGCGCCTCGGGATCGCGCGTGGTGGTGCAAGAGCTGCTGCATGGTCCCGAGCTGTCGGTGCTCGCGCTGTCGGACGGCACGACCTTTCGCACCATCGGCGTGGCCCGCGACTACAAGCGGATCGGCGACGGCGATCGAGGACCCAACACCGGCGGCGTGGGCAGCTACACGCCCGTGCCGGACGCGCCCGCGGCGCTCGTGGCGCGCGTCGAGCGCGAGATCATCGCCCCGGTCCTGGCCCGGCTGCGGGCGGAGGGACGACCCTATGTCGGCGTTCTATTCGCGGGACTCATCCTCACGGCCGAGGGCCCCAAGGTGATCGAGTTCAATTGCCGCATGGGCGATCCCGAAACCCAGGTGCTGTTGCCGGTGCTGCCAGGCGACTTTGTTGACCTCATCGACGCCGCGGTGAGCGGCACGCTGGACCGCACGGAAATCCCACCGCCCGAACAGGCGGCGGTCGCCGTCGTGCTGACGTCCAAGGGTTACCCCGGCCCGTCCGAAAGCGGCCTCCCGATCGACGGGCTGGACGCCGTCGACCGCGGACTGATCTTTCACGCGGGCACGGAGCGGCGAGACGGCGCGGTGCGGACCGCAGGAGGTCGCGTCCTCGCCGCCGTGGGCATCGCCGACGACCTCGGCGAGGCACGCGACGAGGCCTATTCCCTCGCCGCCTCGATCCGCTTTCGAGGCGCGGGCTACCGCTCCGACATCGCTGCCGACGCGCTCGGCATGGCGGTCGCGTTGTGA
- the purB gene encoding adenylosuccinate lyase yields MIPRYTRPEMGAIWDRQMYFEFQRRVELAAVNAWAKDGRIPADEAALLQRASFTLERIDELERTSDHETNAFVDALAESVGPEGRWLHLGLTSSDVLDTGLALQLVASAHQLLARLDDLSQVLTRLALEHRHTLMIGRSHGVHAEPITFGLKLLIWIDEVRRQRRRLCDAQATVSVGKFSGSVGTHAHVPPLVEEWACAELGLTAAPVTNQIVQRDRHAHFMTTLAGIASSLDKFATEIRSLQRTEIREAEEPFEEGRHGSSSMPHKRNPSRCERVSGLARLVRSNAQAALENVALWHERDISHSSAERVLIPDSCMALDYILWLFTNVIRDLRVYPERMRANVDMTGGLIYSQGVLLALVRAGMSRQEAYAIVQDHAGTAWTSGASFRDLIVGDSRVTERLTSDALDEAFSPAPHLKWIDAAYERLGLNEDAAPDASAQQAEVSPT; encoded by the coding sequence GTGATTCCGCGCTACACCCGACCCGAGATGGGCGCCATCTGGGACCGCCAGATGTACTTCGAGTTCCAGCGCCGCGTCGAGCTGGCCGCGGTCAATGCCTGGGCGAAGGACGGCCGCATACCGGCCGACGAGGCCGCGCTGCTGCAGCGCGCCAGCTTCACGCTCGAGCGCATCGACGAACTCGAACGAACCAGCGATCACGAGACCAACGCGTTCGTCGACGCCCTGGCCGAGTCGGTGGGCCCGGAGGGCCGTTGGCTGCATCTCGGGCTCACGTCGTCCGACGTGCTGGACACGGGGTTGGCGCTGCAGCTTGTGGCGTCCGCCCACCAGTTGCTCGCGCGCCTGGACGACCTGTCGCAGGTCCTGACGCGGCTCGCGCTGGAACATCGCCACACGCTGATGATCGGCCGCAGCCACGGCGTACACGCCGAGCCGATCACCTTCGGCCTCAAGCTGCTGATCTGGATCGACGAGGTGCGGCGCCAGCGCCGGCGCCTGTGCGACGCGCAGGCGACCGTGAGCGTGGGCAAATTCTCGGGATCGGTGGGCACGCACGCCCACGTGCCACCACTGGTCGAGGAATGGGCCTGCGCCGAGCTTGGATTGACCGCAGCGCCCGTGACGAACCAGATCGTGCAGCGCGACCGCCACGCCCACTTCATGACCACGCTGGCCGGCATCGCGAGCTCGCTCGACAAGTTCGCCACCGAGATCCGCAGCCTCCAGCGCACCGAAATCCGCGAGGCCGAAGAGCCATTTGAAGAAGGCCGCCACGGCTCATCCTCCATGCCGCACAAGCGCAACCCCTCGCGCTGCGAGCGCGTCTCCGGCCTCGCCCGGCTGGTCCGGTCCAACGCCCAGGCGGCGCTGGAAAACGTGGCGCTGTGGCACGAACGCGACATCAGCCATTCGTCGGCGGAGCGCGTGCTCATCCCCGACTCTTGCATGGCGCTGGATTACATCCTGTGGCTCTTCACCAATGTCATACGCGACCTGCGCGTATACCCGGAACGGATGCGCGCGAACGTGGACATGACCGGCGGCCTCATCTATTCGCAGGGGGTCTTGCTGGCCCTGGTGCGCGCCGGCATGTCGCGCCAGGAGGCCTACGCCATCGTCCAAGACCACGCCGGCACCGCATGGACCAGCGGCGCGTCCTTCCGCGACCTGATCGTCGGGGATTCACGCGTGACGGAGCGGCTAACGTCCGACGCTTTGGACGAAGCATTTAGTCCGGCCCCGCACTTGAAATGGATCGACGCCGCGTACGAGAGACTAGGCTTGAACGAAGACGCCGCGCCGGACGCCTCGGCGCAACAGGCGGAGGTGAGCCCGACATGA
- a CDS encoding phosphoribosylaminoimidazolesuccinocarboxamide synthase, with protein sequence MTTNTVTQTDLEGLRLINRGKVRDIYDLDDKLLIVTTDRISAFDHVLPTAIPDKGAVLTGMSERWFGLTEDIVPNHLITTDVDAMGDDVRRHADVLRGRTMLVKRAERIDAECVVRGYITGSGWVDYQRTGQICGIDIPSGMKEAEPFADTLFTPATKAETGHDENISFAQLSELVGTELAGRLRDVSIAVYSRGRDYAGERGIILADTKFEFGWVDGELTLIDEVLTPDSSRFWDVAEYDVGLSPPSFDKQIVRNHLIEIGWDREPPIPALPEAIVERTAARYREIRERLAA encoded by the coding sequence ATGACGACGAACACGGTTACCCAAACCGATCTGGAGGGCCTGCGGCTCATCAACCGCGGGAAAGTGCGTGACATTTACGACCTCGACGACAAGCTGCTGATCGTCACCACCGACCGCATTTCGGCATTCGACCACGTGCTGCCAACGGCCATTCCGGACAAGGGCGCCGTGCTTACGGGCATGTCGGAGCGCTGGTTCGGTCTCACTGAAGATATCGTGCCGAACCACCTCATCACGACCGACGTGGACGCCATGGGCGACGACGTGCGCCGGCACGCCGACGTGCTGCGCGGCCGGACCATGCTGGTCAAGCGCGCCGAGCGCATCGACGCCGAGTGCGTCGTGCGCGGATACATCACCGGCTCCGGCTGGGTGGATTACCAGCGCACCGGCCAGATCTGCGGCATCGACATCCCGTCCGGGATGAAAGAGGCCGAGCCCTTTGCCGATACGCTGTTCACGCCCGCGACGAAGGCCGAAACCGGCCACGACGAGAACATCAGCTTCGCCCAACTGAGCGAGCTGGTGGGCACCGAGCTGGCCGGGCGCCTGCGGGACGTCAGCATTGCGGTGTATTCCCGCGGCCGCGACTACGCGGGCGAGCGCGGCATCATCCTGGCCGACACCAAGTTTGAGTTTGGCTGGGTCGACGGCGAGCTGACCTTGATCGACGAGGTCCTCACGCCGGATTCGTCCCGGTTCTGGGACGTGGCGGAATACGACGTGGGCCTTTCGCCGCCGAGCTTCGACAAGCAGATCGTGCGCAACCACCTGATCGAGATCGGTTGGGATCGGGAACCGCCGATCCCCGCGCTGCCGGAGGCGATCGTGGAGCGCACCGCCGCGCGCTATCGCGAGATCCGCGAGCGCCTGGCGGCGTGA
- the purS gene encoding phosphoribosylformylglycinamidine synthase subunit PurS, which produces MSGLPQIYTAHVFVRLKPGVNDPQGATVAAGLRDLDFDGIRDVRVGKIVDVELAAPDAVTARARVEAMCEQLLTNPVIEEFELELIEPQPLKLSDTAW; this is translated from the coding sequence GTGAGCGGCCTGCCCCAGATCTACACCGCGCACGTGTTCGTGCGTCTCAAACCGGGCGTCAACGACCCGCAGGGGGCCACCGTCGCGGCGGGACTGCGCGACCTGGATTTCGACGGCATTCGCGACGTGCGCGTCGGCAAGATCGTCGATGTCGAGCTGGCCGCGCCGGACGCTGTGACCGCGCGCGCGCGTGTCGAGGCCATGTGCGAGCAGCTGCTGACCAATCCCGTGATCGAGGAATTCGAGCTGGAGCTGATCGAGCCACAACCGCTCAAACTCAGCGACACCGCCTGGTAG
- the purQ gene encoding phosphoribosylformylglycinamidine synthase subunit PurQ, whose amino-acid sequence MRAAVIVFPGSNCDTDTHHALTEVMGVRTDLVWHATPSLDGYDLVILPGGFSYGDYLRTGAMAAQARVMRAVREAANRGVPVLGICNGFQILLESGLLPGAMLPNSCVEFRCEWVHVRVETRRTPFTESADVGQVLRMPIAHGEGNYVADASTLDALHDNDQVVWRYTDADGSRTAEANPNGSVGDIAGICNAQGNVVGLMPHPERCSETALGGTDGRMVWESVLARVTA is encoded by the coding sequence GTGCGCGCGGCGGTCATCGTCTTTCCGGGCAGCAACTGCGACACCGACACGCACCATGCGCTGACGGAAGTGATGGGGGTGCGGACTGATCTCGTCTGGCACGCCACGCCGTCGCTGGACGGCTACGACCTGGTGATCCTGCCGGGCGGATTCAGCTACGGGGACTACCTGCGCACCGGCGCGATGGCGGCGCAGGCCCGTGTGATGCGCGCCGTGCGCGAAGCGGCCAACCGCGGCGTGCCGGTGCTCGGCATCTGCAACGGTTTCCAGATCCTGCTCGAATCGGGCTTGCTCCCCGGCGCGATGCTGCCCAATTCCTGCGTGGAGTTCCGTTGCGAGTGGGTGCACGTGCGGGTGGAGACGCGCCGCACGCCGTTTACGGAATCGGCCGACGTGGGCCAGGTCCTGCGCATGCCCATCGCGCACGGCGAAGGCAACTACGTCGCCGACGCCTCCACGCTCGACGCGCTGCACGACAACGACCAGGTCGTCTGGCGCTACACCGACGCCGACGGCAGCCGCACGGCGGAGGCCAACCCCAACGGCTCGGTCGGCGACATTGCCGGCATCTGCAACGCTCAAGGCAATGTGGTTGGGCTCATGCCCCACCCCGAGCGCTGCAGCGAGACCGCGCTCGGCGGCACCGACGGGCGCATGGTGTGGGAGTCCGTGCTCGCTCGCGTGACCGCGTGA